A genomic stretch from Sulfurihydrogenibium azorense Az-Fu1 includes:
- the amrS gene encoding AmmeMemoRadiSam system radical SAM enzyme — MKVQAWLSEKRKENKVLCKACSQRCVLDVEEYGKCGIRKNEDGQLYLTVYGLAAAYNIDPVEKKPLYHFLPGTDILSVGTVGCNFSCKFCQNWEISQYPKEHNFEVFGVNLMPQTIVNIAKTQNIPSIAFTYNEPVVVFEYAYDTFKLAKEYGIKTVFVSSGYETKEALDTIRPYLDAANIDLKAFTDRFYREICGARLKPVLEAIEYAYKLGIWIEITTLIIPGENDSKEELRDIARFIASIDKDIPWHISRFYPMYKMTDHPPTPVSKLIEAYEIGKEEGLNYIYVGNIIDEDRESTYCPNCHFKVIERTGYVGQFVKNHLVDGKCPKCATPIKGVWK, encoded by the coding sequence ATGAAAGTGCAAGCGTGGTTATCAGAAAAAAGGAAAGAAAATAAGGTTTTATGTAAAGCATGTTCTCAAAGGTGTGTTTTAGATGTGGAGGAGTATGGTAAATGTGGTATAAGAAAAAACGAAGATGGTCAACTGTACCTTACAGTCTATGGTTTGGCAGCTGCTTACAACATAGACCCAGTGGAGAAAAAGCCTTTATATCATTTTTTACCCGGAACAGATATATTATCAGTTGGAACTGTAGGATGTAATTTTAGTTGTAAATTCTGTCAAAACTGGGAAATATCCCAGTATCCAAAAGAACATAACTTTGAAGTTTTTGGTGTAAACCTTATGCCTCAAACTATTGTTAATATAGCAAAAACTCAGAACATTCCTTCTATAGCTTTTACCTATAACGAGCCAGTAGTTGTTTTTGAGTACGCTTACGACACATTTAAACTTGCTAAAGAGTATGGTATTAAAACCGTTTTTGTAAGTAGTGGTTATGAAACTAAAGAAGCTCTTGATACTATAAGACCGTACTTAGATGCAGCAAATATAGATTTAAAAGCCTTTACAGACAGATTTTATAGAGAAATCTGTGGTGCAAGGTTAAAGCCTGTTTTAGAGGCTATCGAATATGCTTACAAGCTTGGTATCTGGATAGAAATCACAACTCTAATAATACCTGGAGAAAACGATAGTAAGGAAGAGTTAAGAGATATAGCAAGATTTATAGCATCTATAGATAAGGATATTCCTTGGCATATATCAAGATTCTATCCTATGTATAAAATGACAGACCATCCACCTACACCTGTATCTAAACTTATTGAAGCTTACGAAATAGGAAAAGAGGAAGGTTTAAACTACATATACGTAGGAAACATAATAGATGAAGATAGAGAGTCAACCTACTGTCCTAACTGTCATTTTAAAGTTATAGAAAGAACTGGTTATGTTGGACAGTTTGTTAAAAATCATCTTGTAGATGGTAAATGTCCTAAGTGTGCTACCCCTATAAAAGGAGTGTGGAAGTAA
- a CDS encoding class I tRNA ligase family protein, with protein sequence MKIKDFLKENHLNINDNAKLLLEKLAIDTSILSKLEETYGKSDKMSKSKHNTVDPDEMIKKYGADTVRLYTLFAAPPENNFDWTESGIEGAHRFVKRFFNYITQHLDLVKDVSYCEEDFKNLSEEDLKIRKKLHWTIKKVRSDIERNFQFNTAIAAMMELLNDLYDYKSKNPKVLREVFEKFILLISPFTPFMADFLWNKLGNTGFTINYPYPTYDENLLIEKEKEIPVQVNGKLRATIKVPLDASEEEVVNIALNNVDVKKWTEGKQLVKTIFIQGKILNLIVK encoded by the coding sequence ATGAAAATAAAGGACTTTTTAAAAGAAAACCATCTTAATATAAACGACAATGCAAAACTTTTACTTGAAAAGTTGGCAATAGATACAAGTATATTATCAAAACTTGAAGAAACTTACGGAAAATCAGACAAAATGTCTAAGTCAAAACACAACACAGTTGACCCTGATGAGATGATAAAAAAGTACGGAGCTGACACAGTAAGACTTTATACACTCTTTGCAGCTCCTCCTGAAAATAACTTTGATTGGACAGAAAGTGGAATAGAGGGAGCTCACAGATTTGTAAAAAGATTTTTCAATTACATTACTCAGCACTTAGATTTAGTAAAAGATGTGTCCTACTGTGAAGAAGACTTTAAAAACTTATCAGAAGAAGATTTAAAAATAAGAAAAAAATTACACTGGACTATAAAAAAAGTAAGGTCTGATATAGAGAGAAACTTTCAGTTTAACACAGCGATAGCTGCAATGATGGAACTGCTAAATGATTTATACGATTATAAAAGTAAAAACCCAAAAGTCTTAAGGGAAGTTTTTGAAAAATTCATACTTTTAATATCTCCTTTTACTCCTTTTATGGCAGATTTTTTATGGAATAAGTTAGGTAATACTGGATTTACTATAAACTATCCATATCCAACCTACGATGAAAATCTACTTATAGAAAAAGAAAAAGAGATACCTGTTCAAGTAAACGGAAAGTTAAGAGCTACAATAAAAGTTCCTTTAGATGCCAGTGAGGAAGAAGTTGTAAATATAGCTCTAAACAATGTAGATGTAAAAAAATGGACAGAAGGAAAACAGCTTGTTAAGACAATATTTATTCAAGGGAAAATTTTAAACCTTATAGTTAAGTAG
- a CDS encoding lytic transglycosylase domain-containing protein: MSKLLKFTIILLTVFIYKAKAEFINPTSVSENVETVVESSKSMKDLEEFLSKSDEMILEVKLKEEKEILLKSKRKEIEKYLENGKNILPIIVKTLVEHNLPKELAFIPIIESHYINGLKSPKGAAGIWQLMPETARNLGLVVNKEVDERLDPLKSTIAAVKYLKKLYSIFGDWKLVLASYNAGHNKVIVKTSYHGNTFSSIKKYLPKQTQNYVLKFLATVEVAMMIMEEKKLHKNEPSFEVVKVKGGYSLDKVASLIYIPKEKLITLNPHFLKKRIPDDGNEYNLYIPKGYGKLAEALLNDMS; encoded by the coding sequence ATGAGTAAGTTATTGAAATTTACTATTATTTTATTAACAGTTTTTATTTATAAGGCTAAGGCAGAGTTTATTAACCCAACATCTGTCAGTGAAAATGTAGAAACAGTAGTAGAAAGTTCAAAATCTATGAAGGACTTGGAGGAGTTTCTTTCAAAGTCAGACGAGATGATATTAGAAGTAAAATTAAAAGAAGAAAAGGAGATTCTACTAAAGTCTAAAAGGAAAGAAATTGAGAAGTATCTTGAAAATGGAAAGAATATTTTACCTATCATTGTAAAAACCCTTGTAGAACATAATCTACCAAAAGAACTTGCTTTTATACCTATAATTGAAAGCCATTATATAAACGGTTTAAAATCCCCTAAAGGAGCTGCAGGTATATGGCAACTTATGCCAGAGACAGCAAGGAACCTTGGGCTTGTTGTTAACAAAGAAGTAGATGAAAGGTTAGACCCTCTCAAGTCTACAATAGCAGCAGTTAAGTACTTAAAAAAACTTTATAGTATATTTGGAGACTGGAAGTTAGTTTTAGCAAGTTATAATGCCGGACATAACAAAGTTATAGTTAAAACAAGCTATCATGGAAACACTTTTTCAAGTATTAAAAAATACCTGCCAAAACAGACACAAAACTATGTCTTAAAATTTTTAGCAACTGTAGAAGTTGCCATGATGATAATGGAGGAGAAAAAATTACATAAAAATGAGCCTTCCTTCGAAGTTGTAAAGGTAAAAGGTGGATATTCTCTTGATAAAGTGGCATCATTAATATACATTCCTAAAGAGAAGTTGATAACTTTAAACCCTCACTTTTTAAAGAAAAGAATTCCAGATGATGGAAACGAGTATAACTTATACATACCAAAAGGTTATGGAAAGTTAGCAGAAGCTTTATTAAATGATATGTCGTGA
- the hfq gene encoding RNA chaperone Hfq, with protein MAKQKDNRLQEKFLNTIRKEKVRCDVYLVNGVKLEGKIKYFDNFTILLKEGPRQVLVYKHAITTVAPKKEIEFEFEQEEPQDQE; from the coding sequence ATGGCAAAACAAAAAGATAACAGACTTCAAGAAAAGTTTTTAAACACAATAAGGAAAGAAAAAGTTAGATGTGATGTTTACCTTGTAAACGGAGTAAAGTTAGAAGGAAAGATAAAGTACTTTGATAACTTTACAATACTGCTAAAAGAAGGACCAAGACAGGTATTAGTTTACAAACATGCTATAACAACTGTTGCACCTAAAAAAGAAATAGAGTTTGAATTTGAACAAGAAGAACCACAAGACCAAGAATAA
- the rplU gene encoding 50S ribosomal protein L21, with amino-acid sequence MYAVIKTGGKQYKVEPGTLLKVEKLCANEGDKIELPAICVRDDQGNLKTEGSVKATVLKHGKHKKVLVFKYKPKKNYKRLNGHRQPFTLIKIEEIA; translated from the coding sequence ATGTACGCTGTTATAAAAACAGGTGGAAAGCAGTATAAAGTTGAGCCGGGAACACTTTTAAAAGTAGAAAAGCTTTGTGCTAATGAAGGAGACAAAATAGAGCTTCCTGCTATATGTGTAAGAGATGACCAAGGAAACTTGAAAACAGAAGGTAGTGTAAAAGCAACTGTACTAAAGCACGGAAAACACAAAAAAGTTTTAGTGTTTAAGTATAAACCAAAGAAAAACTATAAAAGGTTAAACGGACACAGACAACCATTTACTTTAATAAAGATTGAAGAAATAGCTTAA
- the lysS gene encoding lysine--tRNA ligase codes for MSEEILESRLERLKKMEKEGINPYPHKFETTHTLKSVREGLEFEPEDKEVILKGKIKRVSKKDNDYVIRFEDLNGHSEILVIFPQKEKLSPNTVASFKGKLKRVDGKLTLIADEVYFEEKGEDVSKVKQLYDKDPEGKEVAVAGRLVALRDQGKAAFGHLQDADGKLQIYFNADILGQENYQKAMDLIDIGDIVGVKGKLFRTMTGELTVEVHSYQILSKSLRPLPEKWHGLRDVEERYRYRFLDLIANQRSREIFKLRSKAIKSLREFLESKGFIEVETPILQPVASGALAKPFITYHNALDMNLYLRIAPELYLKMLVVGGFNRVFEIGRNFRNEGIDTTHNPEFTMVEFYAAYLDYNDLMALTEELFRKILLDTVGTLKIKWEDQEIDFEKPFRRLPFFEALKQKTGKDKEFFLDYEKAKNFAKEVGIPKADTLTHMKILDKLFEHFVEEDLVQPTFVIDFPKILSPLAKTHRNDPDLVERFELIINKQELANAYTELNDPFDQRERFIQQIREKEMGDEEAMDVDETFLTALEYGLPPTAGEGIGIDRLVMMLTDSVSIREVILFPTLRPEGS; via the coding sequence ATGTCAGAAGAGATTTTAGAGAGTAGATTAGAAAGATTAAAAAAGATGGAAAAAGAAGGTATAAATCCATATCCCCATAAATTTGAAACAACTCACACTTTAAAATCTGTAAGAGAAGGCTTAGAGTTTGAACCAGAAGATAAAGAAGTAATCCTAAAAGGAAAAATAAAAAGGGTCTCTAAAAAAGATAACGATTATGTAATAAGATTTGAAGATTTAAACGGACATTCTGAGATCTTAGTTATCTTTCCTCAAAAAGAAAAGTTGTCTCCAAATACAGTTGCATCTTTTAAAGGAAAGCTAAAAAGAGTTGACGGTAAACTTACATTAATAGCAGATGAAGTTTACTTTGAAGAAAAAGGGGAAGATGTATCAAAAGTAAAACAGCTATACGATAAAGACCCTGAAGGGAAAGAAGTTGCTGTAGCTGGAAGATTAGTTGCTTTAAGAGACCAAGGTAAAGCAGCATTTGGACACTTGCAAGATGCAGACGGTAAATTACAAATCTATTTTAATGCAGACATCTTAGGACAAGAAAACTATCAAAAGGCAATGGACTTAATAGATATAGGGGACATTGTTGGAGTAAAAGGCAAACTCTTTAGAACGATGACTGGAGAGCTTACAGTAGAAGTCCACAGCTATCAAATACTTTCAAAATCTTTAAGACCTTTACCAGAAAAGTGGCACGGACTTAGAGACGTAGAAGAAAGGTACAGATACAGATTTTTAGATTTAATAGCAAATCAAAGGTCAAGGGAGATATTTAAGCTAAGGTCAAAGGCAATAAAAAGTTTAAGAGAGTTTTTAGAAAGTAAAGGGTTTATAGAAGTAGAAACTCCAATTTTACAACCAGTTGCATCTGGAGCTTTGGCAAAACCTTTTATAACTTACCATAACGCTTTAGATATGAACCTTTACTTAAGGATAGCCCCTGAGCTTTACTTAAAAATGCTTGTGGTAGGTGGATTTAACAGAGTCTTTGAGATAGGTAGGAACTTTAGAAACGAAGGAATAGACACAACTCACAACCCTGAATTTACAATGGTAGAGTTTTACGCTGCCTACCTTGACTACAACGATTTGATGGCATTGACAGAGGAGCTCTTTAGAAAAATTTTATTAGATACAGTTGGAACTTTAAAGATAAAGTGGGAAGACCAAGAGATAGACTTTGAAAAACCATTTAGAAGACTCCCATTCTTTGAAGCTTTAAAACAAAAAACAGGAAAAGATAAAGAGTTTTTCTTAGACTACGAAAAAGCAAAAAACTTTGCAAAAGAAGTAGGAATACCAAAAGCAGACACTTTAACCCATATGAAAATCTTAGATAAACTTTTTGAGCACTTTGTAGAGGAAGATTTAGTCCAACCTACTTTCGTTATAGATTTTCCAAAAATATTATCTCCTTTAGCAAAAACCCATAGAAACGACCCGGATTTAGTAGAAAGATTTGAGCTTATTATAAACAAACAAGAGCTTGCAAATGCTTACACAGAGTTAAACGACCCGTTTGACCAGAGAGAAAGATTTATCCAGCAGATAAGAGAAAAAGAGATGGGTGATGAAGAAGCTATGGATGTAGATGAGACATTTTTAACAGCTCTTGAGTATGGACTTCCTCCAACTGCAGGAGAAGGAATAGGAATAGACAGACTTGTAATGATGCTAACTGATAGTGTATCTATAAGAGAAGTTATACTCTTTCCTACTTTAAGACCGGAAGGTAGTTAA
- the mtnP gene encoding S-methyl-5'-thioadenosine phosphorylase, which translates to MLGIIGGSGLYDVEGLKIIEEVSVSTPFGDPSDKYILAEYKGKKAVFLPRHGKGHKYPPHLINYRANIWGFRKLGVNKILSISAVGGINPLLKPGDFVISDQFIDFTKSRVSTFYEGILSKEDDTDFQDEVKQFLKDKRVVHIDVTNPFCPHMRSLIKDICEEKGYRHHTKGCYVATEGPRLETSAEIKMLSLIGGDIVGMTLVPEIVLARELNIHFASVNIVTNLAAGISQHNLTSEEVIDMMKEKTEDIKHLILEFIDKLPQQLNCSCGEVLSKAAI; encoded by the coding sequence ATGTTAGGTATAATTGGTGGAAGTGGACTTTACGATGTAGAAGGTTTAAAAATTATAGAAGAAGTAAGTGTATCTACTCCATTTGGAGACCCATCTGATAAATATATATTAGCAGAGTATAAAGGTAAAAAGGCTGTTTTTCTTCCAAGGCACGGTAAAGGACATAAGTACCCTCCTCATCTTATAAATTACAGAGCTAACATCTGGGGTTTTAGAAAGTTAGGAGTAAATAAAATACTCTCTATATCAGCTGTAGGTGGAATAAATCCTCTTTTAAAACCAGGAGACTTTGTTATATCTGATCAGTTTATCGATTTTACAAAGTCAAGAGTATCCACATTTTACGAAGGTATCTTATCAAAAGAGGACGATACAGATTTTCAAGATGAAGTTAAACAGTTTTTAAAAGATAAGAGGGTGGTTCATATAGATGTTACAAACCCTTTCTGTCCTCATATGAGAAGTTTAATAAAAGACATTTGTGAAGAAAAAGGATACAGACATCATACAAAAGGTTGTTATGTAGCAACAGAAGGTCCAAGGTTAGAAACATCAGCAGAGATAAAAATGCTATCTTTAATAGGTGGAGATATTGTAGGAATGACCTTAGTTCCAGAAATTGTCCTTGCAAGAGAGCTAAACATCCATTTTGCATCTGTAAACATAGTTACAAACCTTGCAGCAGGCATATCTCAGCACAACCTTACCTCAGAAGAAGTTATAGATATGATGAAGGAAAAAACAGAAGATATAAAACATTTAATTTTAGAGTTTATAGATAAACTTCCCCAACAGTTAAACTGCTCCTGTGGGGAAGTCTTAAGTAAAGCAGCTATTTAA
- a CDS encoding HDOD domain-containing protein, with protein sequence MEEFELYWNRYYLENVKIEDYGYAEFISKSMLRVKTDKKTDLIQEGLIVPIKINGKEYRCFVKEITETRIDFIFKQDFEDIDFIKKNTKYLKTFSTSKKYSISEKDFDSINLSPEFINLINLLAEVDDPNSDAESLAFLINPLTLLKNKIIETANSISEGAVEEIKDLPTAISRIGLERLKKLVYQYFELFITTYKSPLPDFEEFNQVNLTKVELFKKLPPLISFQPKKKAGLLLLLLELISSSIVLFVNKDEKYKKLIKNTVKLYSYMTRIYEKVIFGDDFLSINKDFLNRQFKFLVEVNDSYKLAHLILNPQLSLQTQQLNLSNRNLKRAYIFYLIFLGLNYLVYNDKKSGYTLYNKLRRFGMSLNEAVDFLNEVVFFVNKILSALKIKPFLRTPSPVNYTISCRKIFPETGSFVDLIEEFKKVGSGKKKRLVLRTQDTAFTGYLLNYLLNDVEIGLSSKIYVVIPCEAIYSPDSLLVENLSGFDIVYFKNLDKLSPMFYREFYKLWKNFEGIIMGDYSYYSFMDFDKQKIQLFHVIKDSKFDVPLITREKQAYDFIVSKLKDEYISLFETTDFKSIDKINSDLYDFESIAKMLLQE encoded by the coding sequence ATGGAAGAGTTTGAGTTATACTGGAATAGATACTACTTAGAAAATGTAAAGATAGAAGATTACGGATACGCTGAATTTATATCAAAAAGTATGCTAAGAGTGAAAACAGATAAAAAAACAGACCTTATTCAAGAAGGATTAATTGTTCCAATCAAAATAAATGGGAAAGAGTACAGATGCTTTGTAAAAGAGATAACAGAAACAAGGATAGACTTTATTTTCAAACAAGACTTTGAAGACATAGATTTTATAAAGAAAAATACAAAATACTTAAAAACTTTCTCAACTTCAAAAAAATACTCTATATCTGAAAAAGATTTTGACAGTATAAATCTATCACCAGAGTTTATAAACCTTATAAATCTTCTTGCAGAGGTTGACGACCCTAACTCAGACGCAGAAAGTTTAGCTTTTTTAATAAATCCTTTAACTTTACTAAAAAATAAAATTATTGAAACAGCAAACTCCATATCAGAAGGTGCTGTTGAAGAAATAAAAGATTTACCCACAGCCATATCAAGGATTGGGTTAGAGAGATTAAAAAAGTTAGTTTACCAATATTTTGAACTTTTTATAACAACCTACAAATCTCCACTACCTGACTTTGAAGAGTTTAACCAAGTTAATCTAACTAAAGTAGAGCTTTTTAAGAAACTCCCACCTTTAATATCCTTCCAGCCTAAAAAGAAAGCAGGACTGCTTTTACTTTTACTTGAGCTTATATCTTCTTCTATTGTTTTATTTGTAAACAAAGATGAGAAGTATAAAAAGTTAATAAAAAATACAGTAAAACTTTACTCTTACATGACAAGGATTTATGAGAAAGTTATTTTTGGAGATGATTTTTTATCCATAAATAAAGACTTTCTAAACAGACAGTTTAAATTTTTAGTTGAAGTGAACGACAGTTATAAACTTGCCCATTTAATCCTTAACCCACAGCTATCTTTACAAACTCAGCAGCTGAACCTCTCTAACAGAAACTTAAAGAGAGCCTACATCTTTTACTTAATCTTTTTAGGTTTAAACTACCTTGTTTACAACGACAAAAAAAGTGGATACACACTTTACAACAAACTCAGAAGATTTGGAATGTCTTTAAATGAAGCTGTAGATTTTCTAAACGAAGTAGTATTTTTTGTAAATAAGATACTGTCTGCTCTGAAAATAAAGCCATTTTTAAGGACTCCTTCACCTGTAAACTATACCATAAGCTGTAGGAAGATATTCCCTGAGACAGGGAGTTTCGTAGATTTAATTGAAGAGTTTAAAAAGGTAGGTAGTGGAAAGAAAAAAAGACTTGTTTTAAGAACACAGGACACTGCTTTTACAGGATACCTTTTAAACTACCTTTTAAACGATGTAGAGATAGGTTTGTCTTCTAAAATTTACGTTGTAATACCTTGTGAAGCTATTTATAGCCCAGACTCTTTACTGGTAGAGAACTTATCAGGATTTGATATTGTATACTTTAAAAATTTAGATAAACTATCACCTATGTTTTACAGGGAGTTTTACAAACTTTGGAAAAATTTTGAAGGAATAATAATGGGAGACTACTCTTACTACTCTTTTATGGACTTTGATAAGCAAAAAATCCAACTTTTTCATGTAATAAAAGACTCTAAATTCGACGTCCCACTTATAACAAGAGAAAAACAGGCTTACGACTTCATCGTATCTAAACTTAAAGATGAGTATATATCCTTGTTTGAAACAACAGATTTTAAAAGTATAGATAAGATAAACAGTGATTTATACGATTTTGAGTCTATTGCAAAGATGTTGCTACAAGAGTGA
- a CDS encoding ferritin-like domain-containing protein, with protein MKDLEREKIINYFNYNIALEHSAIIQYLFHAYTIGEAETENEIEEIAREEMRHLRMFAHKVVELGGEPAISERAAVFLHAPTLEDLMQLDIDAELMAIQEYSKQLKDISDESAKRILSRVISDEDAHSKIFTKMKENLKQMIKDSSSSKEQERLEIAQLLNEILQKQYKKILEELYQSFITRFKNPHLSDELEQKAIDKMKHFGWIAEELTEKGYQIDVSLPKIDKIKDANDIVDYNIKEEVESKNQFLSLSQQTQGPDLQWILQRIANREIHYTDLKRFLESNQLSEKDYSKILSAFTVGSLFKKKD; from the coding sequence ATGAAAGATTTAGAAAGAGAAAAGATAATAAATTATTTTAACTACAATATAGCACTTGAACACTCTGCTATCATTCAGTATCTTTTCCATGCTTACACAATAGGAGAAGCAGAAACAGAAAACGAGATTGAAGAAATAGCCAGAGAAGAGATGAGACACTTGAGAATGTTTGCCCACAAGGTTGTAGAACTGGGAGGAGAACCTGCCATATCAGAACGGGCAGCTGTCTTTTTACACGCACCTACATTAGAAGACCTTATGCAACTTGATATAGATGCAGAGCTGATGGCAATACAGGAATACTCAAAACAGTTAAAAGATATTAGTGATGAGTCTGCAAAAAGAATATTATCAAGGGTTATAAGTGATGAAGATGCCCACAGTAAAATTTTTACAAAGATGAAAGAAAATCTAAAACAGATGATAAAAGACAGCTCCTCTTCTAAAGAACAAGAAAGGCTGGAGATAGCACAGCTTCTAAACGAAATTCTTCAAAAACAGTACAAAAAAATCCTTGAAGAGCTTTACCAATCATTTATAACAAGGTTTAAAAATCCTCATTTAAGTGATGAACTGGAACAAAAGGCGATAGATAAGATGAAACATTTTGGGTGGATTGCAGAAGAGTTAACAGAAAAAGGTTACCAGATAGATGTTTCTTTACCAAAAATTGATAAAATCAAAGATGCAAACGATATTGTTGATTACAATATTAAAGAAGAGGTAGAAAGTAAAAACCAGTTTTTATCACTGTCTCAACAGACACAAGGTCCAGACCTACAGTGGATACTACAGAGAATAGCAAACAGAGAAATCCACTATACAGATTTAAAAAGATTTTTAGAGAGTAATCAGTTATCAGAAAAAGATTACAGCAAAATTTTATCTGCATTTACGGTAGGAAGTTTATTTAAAAAGAAAGATTAA
- a CDS encoding zinc ribbon domain-containing protein, producing the protein MDSITAQNLLKLQEIDLKIEEVKSKIEKIPAEIKRLQEEKQKVIDEFEETLRQKKQLELAKKEKELDIQTLQERIRKIEDKLNTVRSNDEYKAFLREKAQAEESIIHLEDEILQIMQQIEDLQEKIKVLEKEKEEKVKEIENQINQKNEEIKNLEEQLKQLQEKREELTKQIKPQDLSQYETIKKKVKTKVIAIVDDQVCTGCYMVIPPKIFTELLKSNQLLRCPNCGRYLFYESK; encoded by the coding sequence ATGGATAGTATCACGGCGCAAAACCTGTTAAAACTACAAGAGATAGACCTTAAAATTGAAGAAGTTAAATCAAAGATAGAAAAAATTCCAGCAGAAATAAAAAGACTCCAAGAAGAAAAACAGAAAGTTATAGACGAATTTGAAGAAACCCTCAGACAAAAAAAACAGTTAGAGCTTGCTAAAAAAGAAAAAGAGTTAGATATTCAAACTCTCCAAGAAAGAATAAGAAAAATTGAAGACAAACTAAATACAGTCAGAAGTAATGATGAGTACAAAGCATTTTTAAGGGAAAAAGCTCAAGCAGAAGAGTCTATTATTCATTTAGAAGATGAGATACTTCAAATAATGCAGCAAATAGAAGACTTGCAAGAGAAAATAAAAGTTTTAGAAAAAGAGAAAGAAGAAAAAGTAAAAGAAATTGAAAATCAAATAAACCAAAAAAACGAAGAGATCAAAAACTTAGAAGAACAGTTAAAACAACTTCAAGAAAAACGAGAAGAGTTAACTAAACAGATAAAACCTCAGGACTTATCTCAGTACGAAACTATAAAGAAAAAAGTAAAAACAAAAGTTATAGCTATAGTAGATGACCAAGTATGTACAGGCTGTTATATGGTTATACCACCTAAGATATTCACTGAACTTTTAAAATCAAATCAGCTTCTAAGATGTCCAAACTGTGGAAGATACCTTTTCTACGAATCTAAGTAA
- a CDS encoding ADP-ribosylglycohydrolase family protein codes for MEDKFIGAFLGAAVGDSLGMMVEELPIDDVIEFYGEPVKDLMVPHPSSPSYFLRPGENTSEFEIITLVAKSIIDRKMIDIKDIIEKYIQWLENSQVHTYVDPHFLLAIQSILEGRDIEKGGSTVDHALPAIPIGLYHYKNPYLAVEAAKAVCMLTTRNELVLDVASAICVAISELVQEKFYLPDENEYFVKHLKNFTFKNETKHYLNKVINLLKEDADYEKAINELGNGSFVLESFSQALFIFLKTPHDTETVIVKAANSYGYYGGDTDSIALLSGLFAGAYNSEESIPERWKENLLKKEYIIDTAKKLYQVALH; via the coding sequence ATGGAAGATAAATTCATAGGGGCTTTTTTAGGAGCTGCTGTAGGCGATAGTCTTGGAATGATGGTAGAGGAGCTGCCTATAGATGACGTAATAGAGTTTTATGGAGAGCCTGTTAAGGATTTAATGGTTCCCCACCCATCTTCTCCTTCTTACTTTCTTAGACCCGGAGAAAATACAAGTGAGTTTGAGATTATCACGTTAGTTGCAAAGTCAATAATAGATAGAAAAATGATAGACATAAAAGATATTATAGAAAAGTACATACAATGGTTAGAAAACTCTCAGGTACACACCTATGTAGACCCTCACTTTTTACTTGCAATCCAGTCTATTTTAGAAGGTAGAGATATAGAAAAAGGTGGGTCAACTGTGGACCACGCTTTACCTGCAATACCTATAGGACTTTACCATTACAAAAATCCTTATCTAGCAGTGGAAGCTGCAAAAGCTGTCTGTATGCTTACAACGAGAAACGAGCTTGTTTTAGACGTAGCATCAGCAATATGTGTAGCTATTTCTGAGCTTGTCCAAGAGAAGTTTTACTTACCAGATGAAAACGAGTACTTTGTAAAACATCTTAAAAACTTTACATTTAAAAATGAAACTAAACATTACCTAAACAAGGTGATAAATCTTTTAAAGGAAGATGCGGATTACGAAAAAGCTATAAATGAGCTTGGAAACGGGAGTTTTGTGTTAGAATCTTTTTCTCAAGCACTGTTTATTTTTTTAAAAACACCTCACGATACAGAAACTGTTATAGTAAAAGCTGCTAATAGTTATGGTTATTACGGAGGAGATACAGACAGTATAGCCCTTCTATCAGGATTGTTTGCAGGAGCTTACAACTCAGAAGAGTCTATACCAGAAAGATGGAAGGAAAATCTACTAAAAAAAGAGTATATTATTGATACAGCAAAAAAACTATACCAGGTAGCATTACACTAA